A part of Aegilops tauschii subsp. strangulata cultivar AL8/78 chromosome 2, Aet v6.0, whole genome shotgun sequence genomic DNA contains:
- the LOC109765924 gene encoding glutathione S-transferase 3 — translation MMPFIEWSWFAYKSQWSGCCLDQSSTQSKAPFLPTLKTGQGLEKAMDAGRQSEVTCVDFWCNEFGMRVRIALRELGVPFEYIEEDLRVRKRSELVRRMNPVHRSIPILIHHGRPVCGSVNIVEYIDEVWGEETRLLPGDPADRADARFWADFIDHKVFSTQTKFFTSKGEEKEAAKEELVEHLKRLEEVLGDKCFFSGDEFGFLDVVFIPFSSMFYGYEQHGGIDLEAECPKLTRWEKRCRERESVSEVLPDGKVQYELHKKFYGIE, via the exons ATGATGCCATTTATCGAGTGGAGCTGGTTCGCCTATAAATCCCAGTGGTCTGGATGCTGCCTTGACCAGAGTTCGACCCAATCAAAGGCTCCATTTCTTCCCACCTTGAAGACGGGACAGGGCTTGGAGAAAGCCATGGACGCCGGGCGGCAGAGCGAGGTGACCTGCGTCGACTTCTGGTGCAACGAGTTCGGCATGCGGGTGCGGATCGCGCTGCGTGAACTAGGCGTGCCGTTCGAGTACATCGAGGAGGACCTCCGCGTCCGCAAGAGGAGCGAACTGGTGCGGCGCATGAACCCCGTCCACCGCTCGATCCCCATCCTCATCCACCATGGCCGTCCGGTCTGCGGCTCCGTCAACATCGTCGAGTACATCGACGAGGTATGGGGCGAGGAAACCCGTTTGCTCCCCGGCGACCCGGCCGACAGGGCCGACGCCAGGTTCTGGGCTGACTTCATTGACCACAAG GTGTTCAGCACCCAGACGAAGTTTTTCACCAGCAAGGGTGAGGAGAAAGAGGCGGCCAAGGAAGAGTTGGTGGAGCATCTTAAACGTCTAGAGGAGGTGCTCGGGGACAAGTGCTTCTTTTCTGGCGATGAATTCGGGTTCTTGGACGTCGTCTTCATCCCATTTTCAAGCATGTTTTACGGGTATGAGCAGCATGGAGGGATTGACTTAGAGGCGGAATGCCCCAAGCTCACGCGATGGGAGAAGAGGTGCAGGGAAAGGGAGAGCGTAAGCGAGGTTCTTCCCGATGGGAAGGTCCAGTACGAATTACACAAGAAGTTTTACGGCATTGAGTGA